One Aegilops tauschii subsp. strangulata cultivar AL8/78 chromosome 7, Aet v6.0, whole genome shotgun sequence genomic window carries:
- the LOC109735342 gene encoding BTB/POZ domain-containing protein POB1 isoform X3, with protein sequence MDPDFSRASGGPSFEFAFNSVNFSDRVLRIEIVAGDDAPGAKGAAGEGCSSIADWARHRKRRREDLRREKECGKYMSEPANIKIEADERDTYEETNEEPVAMIEESPPDIGQDGEDGDSDSSWNMECNQVLRVKSIYISSAILAAKSPFFYKLFSNGMKESDQRHATLRITASEESALMELLSFIYSGKLTTNQPTLLLDILMMSDKFEVVSCMRHCSQLLRSLPMTTESALLYLDLPSSISMAAAVQPLTDAAKEFLANKYKDLTKFQDEVMNIPLAGIEAILCSNDLQVASEDAVYDFVIKWARAQYSRTEERREILGTRLLPLVRFSHMTCRKLRKVLACSDLDNEQATKSVTDALLYKADAPHRQRALATDVLTSRKYTERAYKYRPLKVVEFDRPYPQCIAYLDLKREECGRLFPSGRIYSQAFHLAGQGFFLSAHCNMDQQSAFHCFGLFLGMQEKGSTSVTVDYEFAARTRPSGEFVSKYKGCYTFTGGKAVGYRNLFAIPWPSFMADDSLFFINGVLHLRAELTIKQL encoded by the exons ATGGACCCGGACTTCTCGCGGGCGAGCGGCGGCCCGAGCTTCGAGTTCGCCTTCAACTCGGTCAACTTCTCCGACCGGGTCCTGCGGATCGAGATCGTCGCCGGGGACGACGCGCCGGGGGCCAAGGGCGCCGCCGGCGAGGGCTGCTCCTCCATCGCCGACTGGGCGCGCCACCGCAAGCGCCGCAGGGAGGACCTCCGCCGCGAGAAAG AATGTGGAAAGTATATGTCAGAACCAGCAAACATCAAAATTGAAGCAGATGAACGTGATACCTATGAGGAAACCAACGAGGAGCCTGTAGCTATGATAGAAGAATCTCCACCTGATATTGGACAAGATG GTGAGGATGGAGACAGTGACTCATCCTGGAATATGGAATGTAATCAGGTTTTGAGAGTGAAGTCTATATATATCAGCTCTGCGATTCTAGCTGCAAAAAGTCCCTTCTTTTACAAG CTTTTCTCAAATGGCATGAAAGAATCCGACCAGAGGCATGCAACTCTTAGAATAACTGCTTCAG AGGAAAGTGCCCTTATGGAGCTTTTAAGTTTTATTTACAGTGGAAAGTTGACGACCAATCAGCCAACCCTTCTGCTTGATATCTTGATGATGTCTGACAAATTTGAAGTTGTTTCTTGCATGAGACACTGCAGTCAACTACTAAGAAGCTTACCTATGACCACAGAATCTGCACTTCTCTATCTAGATCTGCCTTCCAGCATTTCAATGGCTGCAGCAGTTCAGCCACTGACTGATGCTGCCAAGGAATTCCTTGCCAACAAATACAAGGACTTGACTAA GTTTCAGGATGAAGTGATGAACATTCCCCTTGCTGGGATTGAAGCTATCTTATGTAGTAACGACCTTCAGGTGGCATCAGAGGATGCAGTCTATGACTTTGTGATCAAGTGGGCTCGTGCTCAATACTCAAGAACGGAAGAAAGACGTGAAATCTTGGGGACTCGGTTGCTGCCACTTGTTAGGTTTTCTCATATGACCTGCAGGAAGTTGCGGAAGGTCCTTGCATGCAGTGACCTGGATAATGAGCAAGCAACTAAAAGTGTCACTGATGCACTCCTGTACAAAGCTGATGCACCACATCGACAGCGTGCCCTTGCTACAGATGTGTTGACCTCTAGGAAATATACTGAACGAGCTTACAAATATCGTCCACTTAAGGTGGTGGAATTTGACCGACCGTATCCTCAGTGCATAGCATACTTGGATCTGAAGCGTGAGGAGTGTGGCCGACTATTCCCATCTGGGCGGATTTACTCGCAAGCATTCCATCTTGCCGGACAGGGATTCTTCTTGTCAGCACATTGCAACATGGATCAGCAAAGTGCTTTCCACTGCTTTGGTCTCTTCTTAGGGATGCAAGAGAAAGGCTCAACGAGTGTTACCGTGGACTACGAGTTTGCTGCAAGGACAAGGCCATCGGGTGAGTTTGTCAGCAAGTACAAGGGCTGCTACACCTTCACTGGTGGAAAGGCGGTTGGCTACCGCAATCTCTTTGCAATTCCCTGGCCGTCGTTTATGGCTGATGATAGCCTCTTCTTCATCAATGGAGTACTACATCTGAGAGCAGAATTGACCATAAAGCAACTCTAG
- the LOC109735342 gene encoding BTB/POZ domain-containing protein POB1 isoform X2: protein MDPDFSRASGGPSFEFAFNSVNFSDRVLRIEIVAGDDAPGAKGAAGEGCSSIADWARHRKRRREDLRREKGGEECGKYMSEPANIKIEADERDTYEETNEEPVAMIEESPPDIGQDGEDGDSDSSWNMECNQVLRVKSIYISSAILAAKSPFFYKLFSNGMKESDQRHATLRITASEESALMELLSFIYSGKLTTNQPTLLLDILMMSDKFEVVSCMRHCSQLLRSLPMTTESALLYLDLPSSISMAAAVQPLTDAAKEFLANKYKDLTKFQDEVMNIPLAGIEAILCSNDLQVASEDAVYDFVIKWARAQYSRTEERREILGTRLLPLVRFSHMTCRKLRKVLACSDLDNEQATKSVTDALLYKADAPHRQRALATDVLTSRKYTERAYKYRPLKVVEFDRPYPQCIAYLDLKREECGRLFPSGRIYSQAFHLAGQGFFLSAHCNMDQQSAFHCFGLFLGMQEKGSTSVTVDYEFAARTRPSGEFVSKYKGCYTFTGGKAVGYRNLFAIPWPSFMADDSLFFINGVLHLRAELTIKQL, encoded by the exons ATGGACCCGGACTTCTCGCGGGCGAGCGGCGGCCCGAGCTTCGAGTTCGCCTTCAACTCGGTCAACTTCTCCGACCGGGTCCTGCGGATCGAGATCGTCGCCGGGGACGACGCGCCGGGGGCCAAGGGCGCCGCCGGCGAGGGCTGCTCCTCCATCGCCGACTGGGCGCGCCACCGCAAGCGCCGCAGGGAGGACCTCCGCCGCGAGAAAGGTGGGGAAG AATGTGGAAAGTATATGTCAGAACCAGCAAACATCAAAATTGAAGCAGATGAACGTGATACCTATGAGGAAACCAACGAGGAGCCTGTAGCTATGATAGAAGAATCTCCACCTGATATTGGACAAGATG GTGAGGATGGAGACAGTGACTCATCCTGGAATATGGAATGTAATCAGGTTTTGAGAGTGAAGTCTATATATATCAGCTCTGCGATTCTAGCTGCAAAAAGTCCCTTCTTTTACAAG CTTTTCTCAAATGGCATGAAAGAATCCGACCAGAGGCATGCAACTCTTAGAATAACTGCTTCAG AGGAAAGTGCCCTTATGGAGCTTTTAAGTTTTATTTACAGTGGAAAGTTGACGACCAATCAGCCAACCCTTCTGCTTGATATCTTGATGATGTCTGACAAATTTGAAGTTGTTTCTTGCATGAGACACTGCAGTCAACTACTAAGAAGCTTACCTATGACCACAGAATCTGCACTTCTCTATCTAGATCTGCCTTCCAGCATTTCAATGGCTGCAGCAGTTCAGCCACTGACTGATGCTGCCAAGGAATTCCTTGCCAACAAATACAAGGACTTGACTAA GTTTCAGGATGAAGTGATGAACATTCCCCTTGCTGGGATTGAAGCTATCTTATGTAGTAACGACCTTCAGGTGGCATCAGAGGATGCAGTCTATGACTTTGTGATCAAGTGGGCTCGTGCTCAATACTCAAGAACGGAAGAAAGACGTGAAATCTTGGGGACTCGGTTGCTGCCACTTGTTAGGTTTTCTCATATGACCTGCAGGAAGTTGCGGAAGGTCCTTGCATGCAGTGACCTGGATAATGAGCAAGCAACTAAAAGTGTCACTGATGCACTCCTGTACAAAGCTGATGCACCACATCGACAGCGTGCCCTTGCTACAGATGTGTTGACCTCTAGGAAATATACTGAACGAGCTTACAAATATCGTCCACTTAAGGTGGTGGAATTTGACCGACCGTATCCTCAGTGCATAGCATACTTGGATCTGAAGCGTGAGGAGTGTGGCCGACTATTCCCATCTGGGCGGATTTACTCGCAAGCATTCCATCTTGCCGGACAGGGATTCTTCTTGTCAGCACATTGCAACATGGATCAGCAAAGTGCTTTCCACTGCTTTGGTCTCTTCTTAGGGATGCAAGAGAAAGGCTCAACGAGTGTTACCGTGGACTACGAGTTTGCTGCAAGGACAAGGCCATCGGGTGAGTTTGTCAGCAAGTACAAGGGCTGCTACACCTTCACTGGTGGAAAGGCGGTTGGCTACCGCAATCTCTTTGCAATTCCCTGGCCGTCGTTTATGGCTGATGATAGCCTCTTCTTCATCAATGGAGTACTACATCTGAGAGCAGAATTGACCATAAAGCAACTCTAG
- the LOC109735342 gene encoding BTB/POZ domain-containing protein POB1 isoform X1 — protein sequence MDPDFSRASGGPSFEFAFNSVNFSDRVLRIEIVAGDDAPGAKGAAGEGCSSIADWARHRKRRREDLRREKGGEGWSTSRHHFECGKYMSEPANIKIEADERDTYEETNEEPVAMIEESPPDIGQDGEDGDSDSSWNMECNQVLRVKSIYISSAILAAKSPFFYKLFSNGMKESDQRHATLRITASEESALMELLSFIYSGKLTTNQPTLLLDILMMSDKFEVVSCMRHCSQLLRSLPMTTESALLYLDLPSSISMAAAVQPLTDAAKEFLANKYKDLTKFQDEVMNIPLAGIEAILCSNDLQVASEDAVYDFVIKWARAQYSRTEERREILGTRLLPLVRFSHMTCRKLRKVLACSDLDNEQATKSVTDALLYKADAPHRQRALATDVLTSRKYTERAYKYRPLKVVEFDRPYPQCIAYLDLKREECGRLFPSGRIYSQAFHLAGQGFFLSAHCNMDQQSAFHCFGLFLGMQEKGSTSVTVDYEFAARTRPSGEFVSKYKGCYTFTGGKAVGYRNLFAIPWPSFMADDSLFFINGVLHLRAELTIKQL from the exons ATGGACCCGGACTTCTCGCGGGCGAGCGGCGGCCCGAGCTTCGAGTTCGCCTTCAACTCGGTCAACTTCTCCGACCGGGTCCTGCGGATCGAGATCGTCGCCGGGGACGACGCGCCGGGGGCCAAGGGCGCCGCCGGCGAGGGCTGCTCCTCCATCGCCGACTGGGCGCGCCACCGCAAGCGCCGCAGGGAGGACCTCCGCCGCGAGAAAGGTGGGGAAGGTTGGTCTACGTCTCGTCATCATTTCG AATGTGGAAAGTATATGTCAGAACCAGCAAACATCAAAATTGAAGCAGATGAACGTGATACCTATGAGGAAACCAACGAGGAGCCTGTAGCTATGATAGAAGAATCTCCACCTGATATTGGACAAGATG GTGAGGATGGAGACAGTGACTCATCCTGGAATATGGAATGTAATCAGGTTTTGAGAGTGAAGTCTATATATATCAGCTCTGCGATTCTAGCTGCAAAAAGTCCCTTCTTTTACAAG CTTTTCTCAAATGGCATGAAAGAATCCGACCAGAGGCATGCAACTCTTAGAATAACTGCTTCAG AGGAAAGTGCCCTTATGGAGCTTTTAAGTTTTATTTACAGTGGAAAGTTGACGACCAATCAGCCAACCCTTCTGCTTGATATCTTGATGATGTCTGACAAATTTGAAGTTGTTTCTTGCATGAGACACTGCAGTCAACTACTAAGAAGCTTACCTATGACCACAGAATCTGCACTTCTCTATCTAGATCTGCCTTCCAGCATTTCAATGGCTGCAGCAGTTCAGCCACTGACTGATGCTGCCAAGGAATTCCTTGCCAACAAATACAAGGACTTGACTAA GTTTCAGGATGAAGTGATGAACATTCCCCTTGCTGGGATTGAAGCTATCTTATGTAGTAACGACCTTCAGGTGGCATCAGAGGATGCAGTCTATGACTTTGTGATCAAGTGGGCTCGTGCTCAATACTCAAGAACGGAAGAAAGACGTGAAATCTTGGGGACTCGGTTGCTGCCACTTGTTAGGTTTTCTCATATGACCTGCAGGAAGTTGCGGAAGGTCCTTGCATGCAGTGACCTGGATAATGAGCAAGCAACTAAAAGTGTCACTGATGCACTCCTGTACAAAGCTGATGCACCACATCGACAGCGTGCCCTTGCTACAGATGTGTTGACCTCTAGGAAATATACTGAACGAGCTTACAAATATCGTCCACTTAAGGTGGTGGAATTTGACCGACCGTATCCTCAGTGCATAGCATACTTGGATCTGAAGCGTGAGGAGTGTGGCCGACTATTCCCATCTGGGCGGATTTACTCGCAAGCATTCCATCTTGCCGGACAGGGATTCTTCTTGTCAGCACATTGCAACATGGATCAGCAAAGTGCTTTCCACTGCTTTGGTCTCTTCTTAGGGATGCAAGAGAAAGGCTCAACGAGTGTTACCGTGGACTACGAGTTTGCTGCAAGGACAAGGCCATCGGGTGAGTTTGTCAGCAAGTACAAGGGCTGCTACACCTTCACTGGTGGAAAGGCGGTTGGCTACCGCAATCTCTTTGCAATTCCCTGGCCGTCGTTTATGGCTGATGATAGCCTCTTCTTCATCAATGGAGTACTACATCTGAGAGCAGAATTGACCATAAAGCAACTCTAG
- the LOC109735342 gene encoding BTB/POZ domain-containing protein POB1 isoform X4: MSEPANIKIEADERDTYEETNEEPVAMIEESPPDIGQDGEDGDSDSSWNMECNQVLRVKSIYISSAILAAKSPFFYKLFSNGMKESDQRHATLRITASEESALMELLSFIYSGKLTTNQPTLLLDILMMSDKFEVVSCMRHCSQLLRSLPMTTESALLYLDLPSSISMAAAVQPLTDAAKEFLANKYKDLTKFQDEVMNIPLAGIEAILCSNDLQVASEDAVYDFVIKWARAQYSRTEERREILGTRLLPLVRFSHMTCRKLRKVLACSDLDNEQATKSVTDALLYKADAPHRQRALATDVLTSRKYTERAYKYRPLKVVEFDRPYPQCIAYLDLKREECGRLFPSGRIYSQAFHLAGQGFFLSAHCNMDQQSAFHCFGLFLGMQEKGSTSVTVDYEFAARTRPSGEFVSKYKGCYTFTGGKAVGYRNLFAIPWPSFMADDSLFFINGVLHLRAELTIKQL; encoded by the exons ATGTCAGAACCAGCAAACATCAAAATTGAAGCAGATGAACGTGATACCTATGAGGAAACCAACGAGGAGCCTGTAGCTATGATAGAAGAATCTCCACCTGATATTGGACAAGATG GTGAGGATGGAGACAGTGACTCATCCTGGAATATGGAATGTAATCAGGTTTTGAGAGTGAAGTCTATATATATCAGCTCTGCGATTCTAGCTGCAAAAAGTCCCTTCTTTTACAAG CTTTTCTCAAATGGCATGAAAGAATCCGACCAGAGGCATGCAACTCTTAGAATAACTGCTTCAG AGGAAAGTGCCCTTATGGAGCTTTTAAGTTTTATTTACAGTGGAAAGTTGACGACCAATCAGCCAACCCTTCTGCTTGATATCTTGATGATGTCTGACAAATTTGAAGTTGTTTCTTGCATGAGACACTGCAGTCAACTACTAAGAAGCTTACCTATGACCACAGAATCTGCACTTCTCTATCTAGATCTGCCTTCCAGCATTTCAATGGCTGCAGCAGTTCAGCCACTGACTGATGCTGCCAAGGAATTCCTTGCCAACAAATACAAGGACTTGACTAA GTTTCAGGATGAAGTGATGAACATTCCCCTTGCTGGGATTGAAGCTATCTTATGTAGTAACGACCTTCAGGTGGCATCAGAGGATGCAGTCTATGACTTTGTGATCAAGTGGGCTCGTGCTCAATACTCAAGAACGGAAGAAAGACGTGAAATCTTGGGGACTCGGTTGCTGCCACTTGTTAGGTTTTCTCATATGACCTGCAGGAAGTTGCGGAAGGTCCTTGCATGCAGTGACCTGGATAATGAGCAAGCAACTAAAAGTGTCACTGATGCACTCCTGTACAAAGCTGATGCACCACATCGACAGCGTGCCCTTGCTACAGATGTGTTGACCTCTAGGAAATATACTGAACGAGCTTACAAATATCGTCCACTTAAGGTGGTGGAATTTGACCGACCGTATCCTCAGTGCATAGCATACTTGGATCTGAAGCGTGAGGAGTGTGGCCGACTATTCCCATCTGGGCGGATTTACTCGCAAGCATTCCATCTTGCCGGACAGGGATTCTTCTTGTCAGCACATTGCAACATGGATCAGCAAAGTGCTTTCCACTGCTTTGGTCTCTTCTTAGGGATGCAAGAGAAAGGCTCAACGAGTGTTACCGTGGACTACGAGTTTGCTGCAAGGACAAGGCCATCGGGTGAGTTTGTCAGCAAGTACAAGGGCTGCTACACCTTCACTGGTGGAAAGGCGGTTGGCTACCGCAATCTCTTTGCAATTCCCTGGCCGTCGTTTATGGCTGATGATAGCCTCTTCTTCATCAATGGAGTACTACATCTGAGAGCAGAATTGACCATAAAGCAACTCTAG